CCACCGAACCACCAGCGGATTTAATAATTTCCAACGCTTTTGAACTGAAAGAGTGAGCACATACTGTAAGAACCTTATCCAACTCTCCCTTTCCCAGAATTTTCACCGGACGAAACCTTGATGAGATTAATCCCGCTTTCTTCATATCGTCTGGTGTCACAACGCTTTCAGCGCTGAATCTGCTCAGATGACAGACATTGATAACCTGATAATTCCTGGCGAACCGTGCGTTGTTGAAACCCTTGTGGCTCATTCGCCTTTGTATGGGCATCTGTCCACCTTCGAACCAGGGTTGAATA
Above is a window of Candidatus Aegiribacteria sp. DNA encoding:
- the rplO gene encoding 50S ribosomal protein L15, which codes for MRRLQHLRPAKGAAKRSSRRGRGRGTGTGGTSGKGNKGQKARGSIQPWFEGGQMPIQRRMSHKGFNNARFARNYQVINVCHLSRFSAESVVTPDDMKKAGLISSRFRPVKILGKGELDKVLTVCAHSFSSKALEIIKSAGGSVEVLE